In the Pungitius pungitius chromosome 5, fPunPun2.1, whole genome shotgun sequence genome, one interval contains:
- the atoh1a gene encoding protein atonal homolog 1a translates to MDVRSVGDWSRSEVADLNSRQQLAESRYEPGHSGSDPRAWLAPAQPSGTCAAHARSPDRLRDSPCPSTGSFQESGSPESSGHPSPLSYRITANSPSSSSSLKVRDLCRLQGTASCSDEETTARQRAQSSRPVHVVHKQRRVAANARERRRMHGLNYAFDELRSVIPALDNDKKLSKYETLQMAQIYINALADLLQAPSPTSTSTTTSSTTSSSSSSSSSTTNDVSNNKNNSPKCDITLPPTVGFDGAKNRAPPSLAACRTAAAAGPVSGGGLPVHIGGTPFHPSFDDGSFSAMVEEAMRSASPSPSARGSNSLAPVGGGGKGSPRSDGEFSPHSHFSDSDEIAMELHSSEEDDFSELKLRSHRHHTVAF, encoded by the exons ATGGATGTCCGAAGTGTGGGAGACTGGAGCAGAAGCGAGGTGGCAGACCTCAACTCGCGGCAGCAGCTCGCGGAGTCCCGCTACGAGCCCGGACACAGCGGCAGTGACCCACGCGCCTGGCTGGCTCCGGCGCAGCCTTCTGGCACCTGCGCGGCACACGCCCGTTCACCCGACCGCCTGCGGGACTCGCCCTGCCCGAGCACCGGCTCCTTCCAAG AGAGCGGTTCCCCGGAGTCCTCGGGCCACCCCAGCCCTCTCAGCTACAGAATAACTGCCAAtagcccctcctcttcttcctcgctCAAAGTCAGGGACCTGTGCCGTCTTCAAGGCACGGCCAGCTGCTCCGACGAGGAGACAACCGCGAGACAGAGAGCCCAGTCCAGCAGACCGGTCCACGTGGTCCACAAACAGAGGCGCGTAGCCGCCAACGCGCGCGAGAGGAGGCGGATGCACGGGCTCAACTACGCGTTCGACGAGCTGCGCAGCGTCATCCCGGCGTTGGACAACGACAAGAAGCTCTCCAAATATGAAACTTTACAGATGGCGCAAATTTATATCAATGCCCTGGCTGATCTGCTCCAAGCTCCGTCCCCAACCTCTACtagcaccaccaccagcagcaccacctcctcctcctcctccagcagcagcagcaccactaACGACGtctcaaacaataaaaacaactcgCCGAAGTGTGACATTACGCTTCCACCCACCGTTGGTTTTGACGGGGCGAAGAACAGGGCTCCCCCGTCTCTGGCCGCCTGTAGGACAGCAGCAGCCGCTGGGCCCGTCTCAGGTGGGGGCTTACCTGTCCACATCGGCGGGACGCCGTTCCACCCCTCCTTCGACGACGGGTCCTTTTCCGCCATGGTCGAAGAGGCAATGCGGTCGGCATCTCCTTCTCCGTCGGCCCGGGGAAGCAACTCGCTCGCAccggtcggggggggagggaaagggtCTCCCCGAAGCGACGGCGAGTTTTCCCCGCACTCCCACTTCAGTGACTCGGATGAAATAGCGATGGAGCTCCACTCAAGTGAAGAGGATGACTTCTCGGAGCTGAAGCTACGCAGCCACCGTCACCACACGGTTGCCTTCTGA